Proteins encoded by one window of Fictibacillus marinisediminis:
- a CDS encoding helix-turn-helix domain-containing protein has translation MSDRRDIHIDEMQNDRVEESYNEQIYTVKEVAEKLELSTSTIRKWEKEMEGILRINRDSNQNRYYTQDDIDQLRKIADLKEEGLNFNAIRKIFTTFRKSVQNQPNYTQSRPTSNEIATMNETTLEKLQESNQELFKNMIQYMETRFKSIEEKVDNKPAQLPAAENLTNDIATVKNDLQDLKGLKTLITNLNDPSKERENRLEQIITIKRIETLLKDEAEQKWKEEPESERTKKVGFFKVEEDLYKKELFIRRYIDSNFEEKLKKEYE, from the coding sequence ATGAGCGATCGAAGAGATATACATATTGATGAAATGCAGAATGATAGAGTAGAGGAAAGTTATAACGAACAAATATATACTGTTAAGGAAGTAGCTGAAAAATTAGAACTATCAACTAGTACAATCAGGAAATGGGAAAAAGAGATGGAGGGGATCCTTAGAATTAATAGGGATTCCAATCAGAACAGGTATTATACCCAAGACGATATTGACCAGCTTAGAAAGATAGCTGATCTCAAAGAAGAGGGACTAAACTTTAACGCTATACGAAAGATATTTACGACATTTAGAAAAAGTGTACAAAATCAACCGAATTACACACAAAGCAGACCAACCAGTAATGAAATAGCAACCATGAATGAAACTACATTAGAGAAGTTACAAGAATCAAATCAAGAGTTATTTAAAAACATGATTCAATATATGGAGACTAGATTCAAATCAATAGAAGAGAAAGTGGATAATAAACCCGCGCAATTACCTGCAGCGGAGAACCTAACAAATGACATTGCTACTGTAAAAAATGATCTACAAGATTTGAAAGGTTTAAAGACTTTGATAACTAATTTAAATGATCCGTCTAAAGAGAGGGAGAACCGCTTGGAGCAAATTATAACAATCAAGCGTATAGAAACTCTATTAAAAGATGAGGCGGAGCAGAAGTGGAAAGAAGAGCCTGAGTCTGAGAGAACTAAAAAAGTTGGATTCTTTAAGGTAGAGGAGGATCTATATAAAAAAGAGCTGTTTATTAGAAGATATATAGATTCGAACTTCGAGGAGAAACTAAAAAAAGAATATGAATAA
- a CDS encoding replication-relaxation family protein → MEQHRLLTTKQITRYLQAKEPYHTDSVLRRLRKFTKYKILIKYQHTFAVRGFNFSFNYYRLGKKGAEILVSEGYLPVDFNTGSVALAKKGNPIHYLAAQEIVSHTLEKNHNKFAIESINPFYTKYFDSDYPQKSKLLVSPDWILKKDNMYINLEIDNNTETLGVLEEKVSRYLKLNKQDQNKHTVMICFVDESFHTTKRPQKRIKNLKNKLLKGEISANLNCLILPLERSYSRPYQLMNDLPFDSSNRRMYMEEVLLETLKRQSKVHYPFECDQLADEEQILSYIEKEYGARPDLLYKEITAQGVRIYRMGMMMREGDIYCLYKLKLFSRLINENSFLDHLGIKIAGMYACYSTKDELLHDILGDPLPFVEFTALEEISSWNNPPKFYTYNANKEMEGFVYERKVKT, encoded by the coding sequence TTGGAACAGCACCGTTTACTTACTACCAAACAGATCACTCGTTATTTGCAAGCAAAGGAACCCTATCATACCGATTCGGTATTAAGACGTCTTCGCAAGTTTACAAAGTACAAAATCCTCATTAAATACCAACACACTTTTGCAGTAAGAGGATTTAATTTCTCATTTAATTATTACCGATTAGGTAAGAAAGGTGCAGAAATACTGGTTAGTGAGGGATATTTGCCAGTAGACTTTAATACCGGCTCTGTTGCTCTTGCTAAAAAAGGAAATCCTATTCATTATTTAGCAGCCCAAGAAATTGTAAGTCATACTCTTGAAAAAAATCACAATAAGTTTGCAATTGAATCGATAAATCCTTTTTATACCAAATATTTCGATTCAGATTATCCGCAGAAAAGTAAGTTGTTAGTTTCTCCGGACTGGATCTTAAAAAAGGACAATATGTATATCAATTTGGAAATCGATAACAACACTGAGACTCTGGGTGTTCTGGAAGAAAAGGTATCCAGGTATCTAAAACTGAACAAACAGGATCAAAACAAACATACAGTAATGATTTGCTTTGTCGATGAATCTTTTCATACAACCAAGCGGCCACAGAAAAGAATCAAAAACTTAAAAAACAAATTATTAAAGGGAGAAATAAGCGCGAATTTGAACTGTCTAATACTCCCTTTGGAGAGGTCTTATAGCAGGCCATATCAGCTAATGAATGATTTGCCATTTGATTCATCTAATCGAAGAATGTACATGGAAGAAGTGCTTTTGGAAACACTTAAGAGGCAGAGCAAGGTTCACTATCCATTTGAATGTGATCAGTTGGCGGATGAGGAACAAATATTGTCCTACATAGAAAAGGAATATGGAGCTCGTCCCGATCTCCTGTATAAAGAAATCACAGCACAGGGAGTAAGGATATATCGAATGGGGATGATGATGCGCGAGGGAGATATTTATTGCCTCTATAAATTAAAATTGTTCTCCAGGCTAATAAATGAGAATAGTTTTTTGGACCACTTAGGAATAAAGATTGCGGGTATGTATGCTTGTTATTCTACGAAAGACGAATTATTGCATGATATTTTAGGTGACCCGCTTCCCTTTGTTGAATTTACTGCGCTTGAAGAAATTAGCTCTTGGAACAACCCCCCAAAGTTTTATACTTACAACGCTAATAAAGAAATGGAGGGGTTTGTGTATGAACGAAAAGTTAAAACGTAA
- a CDS encoding ParM/StbA family protein has product MHLKVGNDNGNSEQDIIIEGELFKQPNVYSLVLKAPWSDDTKPESLIPNIMKNLVVSIESPATSMSSATYYIGEFALKSGEPLTTFNVGIEKKHTSDLPIINTLGVIAGYAVKRTYEEDKQIPEVINLTVDMSTALPIDDWDRDTSQTFIDRFTKGEHRVSVYLGSTSVLVRIKFEAIYVMPEGTPVIFALQKNFKDEGNVWRSDSIFEDFNKKYDVAIDGSYFKNIKAAHVDIGDGTTDLPITEGLKFLTTYKKGINKGVGHAIQTAISPFEKDTGLINIERQEYSEILKDKKHKYHQDATKYFMIGKIQQSKEIAGELLKQLNKVRNDVDVILVYGGGSIAMRDALYNILEQTAEGARTKLFYVPQEHAVTLNAEGLYLFVTSKIFANYKKQLKEKVKN; this is encoded by the coding sequence ATGCATTTAAAAGTAGGTAATGACAATGGGAATTCTGAACAAGATATCATCATTGAGGGAGAGTTATTTAAACAACCAAATGTGTATTCTCTGGTTTTAAAAGCACCTTGGAGTGATGATACTAAGCCGGAAAGTTTAATCCCAAATATCATGAAAAATTTAGTTGTAAGTATTGAGTCACCAGCTACTTCAATGAGCAGCGCAACATATTACATAGGTGAGTTCGCATTAAAAAGCGGAGAGCCATTAACCACATTTAACGTGGGAATTGAGAAAAAACATACTTCAGATCTTCCGATTATCAATACTTTAGGTGTAATTGCCGGGTATGCAGTAAAAAGAACATATGAGGAAGATAAACAAATTCCAGAAGTGATTAATTTGACTGTTGATATGTCAACGGCTTTACCAATTGATGATTGGGATAGAGATACATCACAAACATTCATTGATCGTTTCACTAAAGGGGAGCATAGAGTTTCTGTTTATTTAGGAAGTACAAGCGTATTAGTCCGAATTAAATTTGAAGCAATCTACGTTATGCCAGAGGGAACACCTGTTATTTTTGCTTTACAGAAGAACTTTAAAGATGAAGGAAACGTGTGGAGAAGCGATTCGATTTTTGAAGACTTTAATAAAAAATATGATGTAGCAATCGATGGATCATATTTTAAAAATATTAAAGCCGCACACGTGGATATCGGGGATGGCACTACTGACTTGCCGATTACAGAAGGGTTAAAGTTCCTTACAACCTATAAAAAAGGAATTAATAAAGGAGTAGGGCACGCTATTCAAACTGCAATTTCTCCGTTTGAAAAAGATACCGGCCTTATTAATATCGAGAGACAAGAGTATTCAGAGATTTTAAAGGATAAAAAACATAAGTACCATCAGGATGCAACAAAGTATTTCATGATCGGTAAGATACAACAATCTAAAGAAATTGCTGGAGAATTATTGAAGCAGTTGAACAAAGTAAGAAACGATGTTGATGTAATCCTTGTGTACGGAGGTGGAAGCATAGCCATGCGTGACGCTCTGTATAACATTTTAGAGCAAACAGCTGAGGGAGCTCGTACAAAATTATTTTATGTTCCCCAAGAACATGCAGTTACACTAAACGCAGAAGGACTGTACTTGTTTGTAACCAGTAAGATCTTTGCAAACTATAAGAAGCAACTAAAGGAAAAAGTTAAGAATTAA
- a CDS encoding tyrosine-type recombinase/integrase: MQFGYSQYLMQHKKSESTIDENVRQIDYFFSYLDQTYNRSVELHEIKADHIREYFNFKKSTIKESSINKIHSILKSFFNYLWEINKIPYDPMVKIKRFKVKKEEKPILSYKAFQELKSKALERVDYSPLRKAILICSIYGLRPSDFHFIKDDVSYEKSGLVIRLHKRTIFLNEIESDYFLQYYNQAQFNDSPYVFVTKERENETLNPVNKMTIYSNLRVIARNFNVPQFNLNDIRFAYAHYLLTHEGLTIEEIASRMGIETASAVILANECKQITYLEPDSITS; encoded by the coding sequence ATGCAATTTGGTTATTCACAGTATTTAATGCAACATAAAAAAAGTGAATCTACAATAGACGAAAATGTGCGGCAAATTGATTATTTCTTCTCTTACCTAGATCAAACTTACAATCGCTCAGTGGAGCTGCATGAAATAAAGGCGGATCATATTAGAGAGTATTTTAATTTTAAAAAATCCACTATTAAAGAGAGCAGCATTAATAAAATACATTCTATATTAAAATCCTTCTTTAACTATCTCTGGGAGATAAATAAAATCCCTTATGATCCAATGGTAAAAATAAAAAGGTTCAAAGTAAAAAAAGAGGAAAAACCCATCTTGTCCTATAAGGCATTTCAAGAATTGAAAAGCAAAGCACTCGAAAGAGTTGATTACTCACCATTAAGAAAAGCTATATTAATTTGTTCTATTTATGGGTTAAGGCCATCGGATTTTCATTTCATTAAAGATGATGTCTCTTATGAGAAATCAGGGTTAGTGATTAGACTCCATAAGAGAACAATCTTTTTGAATGAAATAGAATCAGATTACTTTTTGCAATATTACAATCAAGCACAGTTTAATGACTCTCCATATGTATTTGTTACAAAAGAAAGAGAAAATGAAACCTTAAATCCTGTTAATAAAATGACGATCTATTCTAATTTAAGAGTGATTGCTAGGAATTTTAATGTCCCTCAATTTAATCTCAATGATATTAGGTTTGCATATGCTCATTATTTATTAACCCATGAGGGATTAACCATAGAAGAAATTGCAAGTAGAATGGGGATTGAAACCGCATCTGCTGTCATTCTCGCAAATGAATGTAAACAAATAACCTACCTGGAGCCAGACTCCATTACTTCTTGA
- a CDS encoding RNA-binding protein codes for MATWTSADLERLAEIKRNGEITSGIIRSVGKLQMPVEENGQMVSKRVEVAVFELGGGVKGYCPVQEFSKYEHRSLIGFVGTRQEVTIKQLHLDHQVAIVSVKEADHQRKSVLWHKIKELKEQGTLNDQQFTAKITGYNEEKQYIYVKVEGATAFMFRNDWNHERTYNVADVAQRNLEIPIKISRFDEETGKIQVSRKAAIEDNFRALMEQYENMERFVGRVQNVHAIHGIFIQLDKGVVVKGEKPSSIPSPRPNDIVSCRLKGVDYKKRTARVVITGYPEGQKERVDPGAFLYQ; via the coding sequence ATGGCAACTTGGACTAGTGCTGATCTTGAGAGATTAGCGGAAATTAAACGTAATGGAGAAATTACAAGCGGGATTATCCGCTCTGTTGGTAAACTGCAAATGCCTGTTGAGGAAAACGGACAAATGGTTTCCAAAAGGGTGGAGGTAGCTGTATTTGAGCTTGGAGGCGGTGTTAAAGGCTATTGTCCGGTTCAAGAGTTCTCAAAATACGAGCATCGTTCGCTTATCGGCTTTGTTGGTACACGCCAGGAAGTTACCATTAAACAACTGCATCTCGATCACCAGGTTGCCATTGTCTCTGTGAAAGAAGCGGATCACCAGCGCAAAAGTGTGCTCTGGCACAAAATTAAGGAACTTAAGGAACAAGGAACTCTGAATGATCAGCAGTTTACAGCTAAAATTACTGGTTACAACGAAGAAAAGCAATACATTTACGTCAAGGTTGAGGGTGCAACAGCCTTCATGTTCAGAAATGATTGGAATCATGAGCGTACATATAATGTTGCTGATGTGGCGCAGCGTAACTTGGAAATTCCCATTAAGATCTCTCGATTTGATGAAGAAACGGGTAAGATTCAAGTATCACGTAAAGCCGCGATTGAGGACAATTTCCGCGCTTTGATGGAACAGTATGAGAACATGGAACGCTTTGTCGGTCGGGTTCAAAACGTTCATGCCATTCACGGGATTTTCATTCAGTTGGACAAAGGTGTAGTTGTTAAAGGAGAAAAGCCTTCTTCTATTCCTTCACCGCGGCCTAATGACATCGTGAGCTGCCGGTTAAAAGGTGTTGATTATAAGAAACGAACAGCACGCGTCGTAATAACCGGTTACCCAGAAGGACAGAAGGAAAGAGTAGATCCAGGTGCGTTCCTCTATCAGTGA
- a CDS encoding DUF3895 domain-containing protein has protein sequence MNLLSIEERDQMLSKLNEQQKHFLLERVKRGKKTVFANEMALDKGYFIPDNAEIEEIEHLLDEWILEDYIDNGFINLETPCECGRPLRYQYIVKHKLTGDIRRFGITHFEEHTGIRAEVVKAIKSGFSKIDYEMDELLEKLQKGWSLNQEIQLPTNFIFPADIQEHLDAEIPLLNRQIKKLKQKLQSYLDDQLLKQQKERESYEQDLTSEDPYLNEIDQFSFEFFEEDNKQDSIQREAVRIQEFSISFGYQEAIRSYLEKGITSTRILCELLIKEHHAPKDRYISGKPKIYSEVCFYLESLCSLGEVKFISKKDQEDRLYSMKVSTQHLIN, from the coding sequence ATGAATTTATTATCCATAGAAGAAAGAGATCAAATGCTTTCTAAGTTAAATGAACAACAAAAGCATTTTCTTTTAGAGAGAGTAAAACGAGGCAAAAAAACCGTGTTTGCTAACGAAATGGCTTTAGATAAGGGATATTTCATACCGGATAACGCTGAGATTGAAGAAATTGAACATTTATTGGATGAATGGATTCTTGAAGACTATATCGACAACGGATTTATAAATTTGGAGACACCTTGTGAATGTGGCCGGCCATTAAGATATCAATATATCGTAAAACATAAACTGACAGGTGATATAAGGCGTTTTGGTATTACGCATTTTGAAGAACACACTGGAATAAGAGCAGAAGTAGTCAAGGCCATAAAAAGTGGTTTTTCAAAGATCGATTATGAAATGGACGAGCTCCTTGAAAAATTACAAAAGGGATGGTCTTTAAACCAGGAGATACAACTGCCAACGAACTTTATCTTTCCTGCAGACATTCAAGAACATTTGGATGCGGAAATACCCTTACTTAATCGTCAGATCAAGAAGCTTAAACAAAAGCTTCAATCTTATCTAGATGATCAGCTGCTGAAACAGCAGAAAGAGAGAGAGTCATACGAACAGGATTTAACTTCAGAGGATCCCTATTTGAATGAAATAGATCAATTTAGCTTTGAGTTTTTTGAAGAAGATAATAAACAAGATTCCATACAGCGAGAAGCAGTTAGGATCCAGGAGTTCTCTATTTCATTTGGTTACCAAGAGGCAATTCGATCCTATCTAGAAAAGGGTATAACCAGTACGAGAATACTATGTGAACTCTTAATAAAGGAACATCACGCTCCTAAGGATCGTTATATATCGGGCAAACCAAAAATTTATTCTGAAGTTTGTTTTTACCTGGAGTCTCTTTGTTCACTCGGAGAAGTAAAATTTATCTCTAAAAAAGATCAAGAGGACCGATTGTATTCAATGAAGGTTAGTACACAACACCTAATCAATTAA
- a CDS encoding type IV secretory system conjugative DNA transfer family protein produces the protein MNEKLKRNAPLLVITMLFAISVWFLLRAMIKYILLFMIPQNDSMPILPLIGNAAKRSLVELIVSTFLFIAAWALATRITHYQKILWRWIFLVNMVAGITFQYGWNATAPVYSKLLPYFFGNMERIEVNTSSFLTPELVQVITGNVRNLQLLILALPGIAIGIVLLWLGKMVSQHQMDLIELFKEWEYKSDKLGNFFRQQEKEKWPDVQLGKSESNGEMVVLKGKDRALNKLIVGSIGTGKSAALMLPMINQDLHHMTRMINSFKADRTEEDYISRVQGMHLNGMSIIDPSNELCKDVMQLVKAHQIPEESVFYIDPTNPHTPSINPMMAPVDKVAEIFTEVIAGLGESSDYFFEQSQRVHLKHYIYLCKLHEPGKEVTFDDLIDMYNDPQLVYLMHLQLKKQLPTNISEIEDRDERNHWKIVKGISDWFEASIGVETVRKGPMEVPLFIEDESSLYFKDPKVYDKKAEHVVGLRNILNDMAANILLRRVLFGRSDFDFDKHLEYGGILLLNTALGELSALSSVLGKFVLLSLQNAVFRRTPKTSAYHPIYVDEFPEYINRQFASFPAQSRKYKVIVTVATQTLAQLQLKYGADFMQTLLGTLRNKFVYGDANEHDSKLFSSIFGEKITYTEAESEQQVSALFDSPSRRGGSSYTQTKEAILSQNDLIYLKEFRCAVKIVSDNRPMPVQVIKANFVPQEEFEEAKVEVNYEAGQHWLSIRNAGLQGDRQQDILIDPIPTEQDIIDAWMIDTSLEQQQEEKKEETVVEVIDGKIQILPLRDPDQTKPSSEIKIGETKVVKGKAQINDNMVPLFRVEIEEFTRAPVHVEIEQAPAIEDDPVEDDDTFVPVFNPNSVINESATRHTHMDLQEEEDEEEDIVDFFVAANRLKSDLSQNDEKQVRRSDLTGSKSHSIAEELSKHLEND, from the coding sequence ATGAACGAAAAGTTAAAACGTAACGCTCCTTTGCTCGTCATTACTATGCTTTTTGCAATATCAGTCTGGTTTTTATTGAGAGCAATGATTAAATATATCCTTCTATTTATGATTCCACAAAATGACTCAATGCCAATACTCCCGCTAATAGGGAACGCTGCTAAAAGATCGCTTGTTGAACTCATAGTATCAACGTTTCTATTTATCGCGGCATGGGCATTAGCAACCCGCATTACTCATTATCAAAAAATACTTTGGAGATGGATATTCTTAGTTAACATGGTGGCGGGTATAACATTTCAATATGGATGGAATGCAACAGCACCGGTTTACTCAAAACTTCTTCCGTATTTCTTTGGGAATATGGAGCGAATTGAGGTTAATACATCTAGCTTTCTAACGCCAGAACTAGTTCAAGTGATTACAGGAAACGTAAGAAACCTCCAGCTACTTATACTGGCTTTACCAGGAATCGCAATTGGTATTGTCCTCCTTTGGCTAGGAAAAATGGTAAGCCAGCACCAAATGGATTTAATTGAACTATTTAAGGAATGGGAATATAAATCGGACAAATTAGGAAACTTCTTTCGACAGCAAGAGAAAGAGAAGTGGCCTGATGTTCAGTTAGGTAAAAGTGAAAGTAACGGAGAAATGGTAGTTTTAAAAGGGAAAGACAGAGCTCTGAATAAACTGATTGTCGGAAGTATCGGTACTGGTAAAAGTGCTGCCTTAATGCTTCCGATGATCAATCAAGATTTACACCATATGACGCGAATGATCAACTCATTCAAAGCGGACCGTACAGAAGAGGATTATATTAGTCGAGTTCAAGGGATGCACTTAAACGGCATGTCCATTATTGATCCATCTAATGAGCTTTGTAAGGATGTTATGCAGCTGGTAAAAGCTCACCAGATACCTGAAGAATCCGTTTTCTATATTGATCCGACGAATCCGCATACACCAAGTATAAATCCCATGATGGCCCCCGTGGATAAAGTAGCTGAGATATTTACGGAAGTTATCGCGGGATTAGGTGAATCTTCCGATTATTTCTTTGAACAAAGCCAGCGGGTTCACTTGAAGCATTACATTTACCTATGTAAATTACATGAACCTGGAAAAGAAGTCACTTTTGATGATTTAATTGATATGTATAACGATCCGCAGCTCGTTTACCTTATGCATTTACAGTTAAAGAAGCAGCTGCCAACCAACATTTCAGAAATTGAGGATAGAGACGAACGTAATCATTGGAAGATTGTAAAAGGTATCTCTGATTGGTTCGAGGCAAGTATTGGAGTTGAGACAGTACGAAAAGGGCCAATGGAAGTCCCGCTCTTTATTGAAGATGAAAGCAGTCTATATTTTAAGGATCCAAAAGTATATGACAAGAAAGCAGAACATGTCGTGGGTTTGCGTAACATTCTAAACGACATGGCCGCGAATATCCTTTTACGTCGCGTCCTGTTCGGAAGATCAGACTTTGATTTTGATAAACATCTAGAGTACGGAGGAATCCTCCTTCTAAATACCGCTCTTGGTGAACTAAGCGCATTATCATCTGTTCTAGGTAAGTTTGTATTATTGTCTTTACAAAATGCCGTATTCAGAAGAACACCAAAAACATCAGCTTATCATCCCATCTACGTGGATGAATTCCCAGAGTACATTAACCGGCAATTCGCTAGTTTCCCGGCCCAAAGTCGTAAATATAAGGTTATCGTAACAGTTGCTACTCAAACCCTGGCTCAGTTGCAGCTTAAGTATGGAGCAGACTTTATGCAAACCTTACTTGGTACGCTTAGAAACAAATTCGTTTACGGTGATGCGAACGAACATGACTCTAAGTTGTTTTCCTCCATCTTTGGAGAGAAGATTACGTATACGGAAGCGGAGTCTGAACAACAAGTATCTGCTCTCTTCGATTCACCGAGCAGAAGGGGAGGCAGCTCGTATACGCAGACTAAAGAAGCCATACTTTCTCAAAATGATTTAATTTACTTAAAAGAGTTCCGATGCGCGGTGAAAATTGTTTCTGATAACCGCCCTATGCCAGTGCAAGTGATTAAGGCGAACTTTGTTCCTCAAGAAGAATTTGAGGAAGCTAAAGTGGAAGTCAACTACGAGGCTGGCCAACATTGGCTCTCTATCCGTAATGCCGGCTTACAAGGGGACCGGCAGCAAGATATCTTAATCGATCCTATACCAACAGAACAAGATATCATTGATGCCTGGATGATTGACACTTCTCTTGAGCAACAGCAAGAAGAGAAAAAGGAAGAGACTGTAGTTGAAGTGATTGACGGTAAAATTCAGATTCTACCATTACGTGACCCTGATCAAACCAAGCCAAGTAGCGAGATAAAAATCGGGGAAACAAAAGTAGTCAAAGGAAAGGCTCAAATAAACGATAATATGGTTCCATTGTTTAGGGTAGAAATAGAGGAATTTACTAGAGCTCCAGTGCATGTAGAGATAGAACAAGCCCCTGCAATCGAAGATGATCCTGTAGAGGACGATGATACTTTTGTTCCTGTATTTAATCCCAATTCAGTGATAAATGAGTCTGCTACTCGACACACGCACATGGATCTCCAAGAAGAAGAGGATGAGGAAGAAGATATAGTTGATTTCTTTGTTGCAGCTAATCGATTAAAAAGTGATTTGTCCCAAAATGATGAGAAACAAGTTAGAAGAAGTGACCTTACAGGTTCAAAGAGTCATAGTATTGCTGAAGAATTAAGCAAGCATCTAGAAAATGATTAA
- a CDS encoding ComEC/Rec2 family competence protein encodes MLVSSTPTTAATKTTSVHFIDVGQGDSSYIKTANGDDIIIDGGNKDGSDVVAYLKKQKVKDIEVMVATHPDADHIGGLDEVLKAFKVKSVYAPKISHTTIAYKEFLTAVKKEGVKIKTASKGVKVSLKGVSATFVAPVKSYSKSDLNNWSAVLRLVHGKKSFLFTGDAEFKSETDMIASKQTLQSTVLKVGHHGAKTSTSSAFVKAVKPQYAVISVGARNNYGHPTKDVLNRLKSAKIYRTDQKGSIVFTTNGSSMSVKTQR; translated from the coding sequence ATGCTAGTCTCAAGCACGCCTACAACGGCAGCCACTAAAACTACATCCGTCCATTTTATTGATGTAGGGCAGGGGGATTCCAGCTACATAAAAACTGCAAATGGTGATGATATCATCATTGACGGCGGGAATAAAGATGGCAGCGATGTAGTTGCTTATCTAAAAAAACAGAAGGTAAAAGATATTGAGGTGATGGTGGCCACTCATCCGGATGCCGATCATATTGGTGGCTTAGATGAAGTGTTAAAGGCTTTCAAAGTTAAATCGGTTTACGCTCCTAAGATCTCTCATACTACCATAGCCTATAAAGAATTCCTTACGGCCGTTAAGAAGGAAGGCGTAAAAATTAAAACCGCTTCAAAAGGAGTTAAGGTGTCGCTTAAGGGCGTTTCCGCTACATTCGTTGCTCCTGTTAAATCCTACAGTAAGAGTGATTTAAATAACTGGAGTGCAGTTTTACGCTTAGTCCACGGGAAAAAATCCTTTTTGTTTACTGGTGACGCAGAATTTAAATCTGAAACAGATATGATCGCTTCTAAGCAAACCCTACAATCTACTGTTTTGAAAGTCGGACACCATGGAGCCAAAACGTCTACAAGCTCCGCCTTTGTGAAGGCTGTAAAGCCCCAATACGCGGTAATTAGTGTAGGAGCGAGGAATAACTATGGTCATCCAACAAAAGACGTACTGAACCGCTTAAAATCAGCTAAAATTTATCGAACGGATCAGAAGGGTAGCATTGTGTTTACAACAAACGGATCCTCAATGTCTGTGAAAACCCAAAGGTAA
- a CDS encoding DUF3006 domain-containing protein: protein MAGIKGIIDRFEGEYVVVEINGYTKDYLRSTFPKQAKPGDVVFIEKDKVTIDNNETDKLRKEIEDLMDDVWDD, encoded by the coding sequence ATGGCCGGGATTAAAGGGATAATAGATCGATTTGAAGGGGAGTACGTCGTTGTAGAAATCAATGGGTATACAAAAGACTATTTACGTTCTACATTTCCTAAACAGGCGAAACCCGGGGACGTTGTTTTTATTGAAAAGGATAAAGTAACGATTGATAATAATGAAACAGATAAGCTGCGGAAAGAAATTGAAGACTTAATGGATGATGTTTGGGATGATTGA
- a CDS encoding AbrB/MazE/SpoVT family DNA-binding domain-containing protein, giving the protein MKGTGIVRKVDELGRIVIPIELRRVLDIEIKDAMEIYTEGDLIILKKHSPENACVITGEINPQNKEYGIGGRSFVLSPKGAEILLQEIQNQTDNVPVSK; this is encoded by the coding sequence ATGAAGGGCACAGGAATAGTTAGAAAAGTTGATGAGCTTGGTAGAATTGTAATACCTATTGAGTTAAGAAGAGTATTAGACATCGAAATTAAAGACGCAATGGAAATTTACACTGAAGGGGACCTCATTATTCTTAAGAAACATTCCCCAGAAAATGCCTGTGTTATTACGGGTGAAATTAATCCTCAAAACAAGGAGTACGGTATTGGAGGGAGGAGTTTCGTATTAAGCCCTAAAGGTGCTGAGATATTGCTTCAAGAAATTCAAAACCAAACTGATAATGTACCGGTGAGTAAGTAA